The window CTATGTTTACTTATAAGGATGTACAAAAAGACAAATATGGGAAAGAGGGCACTACCACAACACGAACTTTTTTTATGGAAAAAATTCGATATAATATTGATACAAAACGCGCCCTAGTACACAAATTGCTTACCAAACAGGAAGAGTCTGTTATAAAAAGTGAACAGATTAAAAAAGAGGATGAAGAAACATTTTATGCCAAAGATCTTATATACACAACTTGTGGCTTAGCACAGCCTCATTTTTACATAAAAACAAAACGAGCCAAAATGGTTCAAGATAAACAGATTACTTCTGGTCCATTTCGATTCTATTTTGATGGTGTTCCTACACCACTAGGCTTTATTTTTGGTACACTCTTTCTAGAAGGTAAGCGTACGCACGGTATTATTCCACCGGAAATAGGTGAAGAAACAACGCATGGTTTTTATCTCCGCAATGGTGGATATTATTTTAACTTTGATGATTATGTCGATTTCTCCATTTTAGGTAGTATTTACTCTAATGGTACTGCTGAACTAAAAAATGAGCTCCGTTACAAAAAAAGATATTCATTCAGTGGAGATATTAGCTATGATTATAATATAGACAAAGGAAAAGGAGAAGAGGACAATATATGGTCTCTCAAATGGACACATAAAACACTAGGTTATGGTGTACGAAGCTTAAATGCCCATATTGCATTACGCAACAAATCACATAAAACAACGGATACAGATGATGAATACACAAAAACACAACATAAAGGAGAAAACAAATCCTCCGGTAGTTTATCTTATCAAGATAAACTAGTAGGTCTGCCCTATGAGTTAGCAGTGAAAGCAAAGTATGATAAAAACCTAAAATCCAATTTTGCACATTGGACTCTACCAGAAGGCACATTAACAGGTTCTTGGCATCCTTTTAAAAGAGAACATACTGGAGGAACACAACGTTGGTTCCAGAAAATACATTTAAAACACACAATAAGATTTGAAAATCAATTTCAAAATTCAAAAGAAGACCCAGACTCCTCTTCTATTTTTAGTTCAAAAAAGGATATAATCCAAATTCCATCAGATACAAAGTGGAATATTTATACAGAAAATGGTATACTTCATACCATACCTGTTAGCTTAGATTGTAAGCTATTTGAATATTTTAGTTTTATTCCGAATTTTACTTATAGCGAAGCATGGTATTGGAAAAAACTATCTTTCAAACAGGGTGAAGATCCCATACATGTACCAGGATTTAATCGGGTTTATAGTTGGAGTTTTGGAGGATCACTACAAACAAACCTATTTTATACACGTTATTTTAGTGAAGAACAGCTTATACAAGGGTTTCGTATTAAAATGGAACCAAACACTACTTTTACTTATACCCCTGACTTTTCAAAAAAAGCGTATGGGTTCTTTCAAGAAGTAACTAATAATGAAAACAAAATTGAAAATAAATACCTATTCGAAAATTTCTCACCTACAAAAAACTTACCGTATCGAGCTACGGCTGAATTAAAGCTTCAATTAAAAAACACCGTTGAGCTAAAAGTAAAGAGGGAAAGAAAGGAAGATACTGAAAAGAAAAAAAAGAAGAGTCATAAAGTTTTTCTTTTAAAAAATCTCGATTTTGAGACAACATATGATTTTAAAGCAAAAGAGTTCCATTTAACCGATGGTATTGATATAAAGATTGCTAGTGAGGCAAAAATATGGAAATTAGGCAAAGCTACTTTTGATCTAACTACTAAATTTGATCCTTATCTATCTGCACCACTGATACCCTCAGAGGATAAAAAAATTAAAGAAAAACCAATTAATGAATTTTCGTGGAACCATGGCCAATATTTAGGAAAAGTAAAAAAGGCACAGTTTAAATTAAGTATGGATTTTCAGTCCACACACAACTCAAAAGATAAAAAAGAAAAAAAGAAAGCATTATTGAATGATAGCAGTGGCAATGGATTAAAAAATAAAATTGGAGAAAAAGAACATAAGATAGACTTTGAAACTCCTTGGAGTTGCGGTTGGGAGTTCAATTGGATTTATAATAGATTATACGAATACAACGTAGGCGAGCTGAACTACACGAAACAGAAGTACATAACTTTTAATGGAAGCATTACGCTAGTTAAAAAATGGAAGCTCAGTGCACGTAGCACATATAATTTTGATACAAACAAGCTAGATCCCTATGCCACAGAAATATCTATCCAACGAGATTTGCATTGTTGGCAACTTAGCTATCAATGGAATCCTCTTGCATCTCCTGCCAAATATGATTTCTCCTTAGGCATTAAAGCCAATGCATTAAAGGCACTAAAATTACCAAGAAAAAGGTCTTACAATAAAGTGAAATAATGGCCATACCACACATGTATATAAAAAAAGCGGCTTCCTTCGTTTCAAAGCATGAAGAAAGCCGCTATAATTTATACCATTGAAGGTTATTTTA is drawn from Cardinium endosymbiont of Culicoides punctatus and contains these coding sequences:
- a CDS encoding putative LPS assembly protein LptD — translated: MNKKVKFVCVTRPIFLRIVAVILFSLNGLTALSIDYQLINDFSYDHNNIRSYDPEYKTWSFPNTWLRKKYGRFTNENAVKWFLFFKNARGNIAVPTKKKGEKELEIVYYQSDKEIIFHAKKNILSLRGTSTLTYDTMKLEADIIALNLNEHTIDAEGTKDQHGKAIGNPMFTYKDVQKDKYGKEGTTTTRTFFMEKIRYNIDTKRALVHKLLTKQEESVIKSEQIKKEDEETFYAKDLIYTTCGLAQPHFYIKTKRAKMVQDKQITSGPFRFYFDGVPTPLGFIFGTLFLEGKRTHGIIPPEIGEETTHGFYLRNGGYYFNFDDYVDFSILGSIYSNGTAELKNELRYKKRYSFSGDISYDYNIDKGKGEEDNIWSLKWTHKTLGYGVRSLNAHIALRNKSHKTTDTDDEYTKTQHKGENKSSGSLSYQDKLVGLPYELAVKAKYDKNLKSNFAHWTLPEGTLTGSWHPFKREHTGGTQRWFQKIHLKHTIRFENQFQNSKEDPDSSSIFSSKKDIIQIPSDTKWNIYTENGILHTIPVSLDCKLFEYFSFIPNFTYSEAWYWKKLSFKQGEDPIHVPGFNRVYSWSFGGSLQTNLFYTRYFSEEQLIQGFRIKMEPNTTFTYTPDFSKKAYGFFQEVTNNENKIENKYLFENFSPTKNLPYRATAELKLQLKNTVELKVKRERKEDTEKKKKKSHKVFLLKNLDFETTYDFKAKEFHLTDGIDIKIASEAKIWKLGKATFDLTTKFDPYLSAPLIPSEDKKIKEKPINEFSWNHGQYLGKVKKAQFKLSMDFQSTHNSKDKKEKKKALLNDSSGNGLKNKIGEKEHKIDFETPWSCGWEFNWIYNRLYEYNVGELNYTKQKYITFNGSITLVKKWKLSARSTYNFDTNKLDPYATEISIQRDLHCWQLSYQWNPLASPAKYDFSLGIKANALKALKLPRKRSYNKVK